The following proteins are co-located in the Cryptosporidium parvum Iowa II chromosome 6, whole genome shotgun sequence genome:
- a CDS encoding ribophorin I -like dolichyl-diphosphooligosaccharide--protein glycosyltransferase 67kDa → MLKMSGIKMYFLSILVLFSWISIVIGGEGNLDELVSTQVTRTFYLTKRVAKVVMEVKLKSIKDEISSFEYVFALPEDQFSRIGFISAGTSSISSNNFKVEKIEAEKSFKIEVGHLSDNERTIFIEYHMGNPYSALPKAIRLGENQLLVFEDELRLRNKYKVTKEKIVIQFLAGTIIERVIPTNMKRQENKVVHLVSQDKQGDKFLVHFSLNNHLVYFDSVSRIIEISHWGNVKVKEEYSGINMAAHNKGEFHRKEIMILSGQGFARMRNPGTVLPHNTHVCLFVDHVLPYRAVGLEYYDQIGNISYSNAWRVGASHTMLQIQPRSPLMGGWQFDYIVEYNLPLETVVFYDQSLKLYMLNLTMIPSAKGIYSENVNTQIRFPTGSSDISIDFPKNNNIPSLIQNDELDHYFGWLDILKPRPVLVYNMSSYYIPEHLLLNYKFQAYYRIKSHIITFSGTFLISFLVFIPFLIVILIKRLNNHSVKIKKE, encoded by the coding sequence ATGCTCAAAATGAGCGGAATTAAGATGTATTTTTTAAGTATTTTGGTATTATTCAGCTGGATCTCAATAGTTATTGGAGGAGAAGGAAACTTAGATGAACTAGTTTCAACACAAGTTACCAGAACTTTTTACTTGACAAAGAGGGTTGCCAAGGTAGTTATGGAAGTGAAActtaaaagtattaaagaCGAGATTTCTAGTTTTGAATACGTTTTTGCTCTTCCAGAAGACcaattttcaagaattgGATTCATCTCAGCAGGAACTTCCTCTATTAGTTCTAATAACTTTAAAgttgaaaaaattgaagCAGAAAAGTCATTTAAGATAGAAGTTGGTCATCTTTCAGATAATGAGAGGACCATATTTATAGAATATCATATGGGAAATCCTTACTCTGCTTTACCAAAAGCTATAAGACTTGGAGAAAACCAGCTTTTGGTGTTTGAGGATGAACTCAGGCTTAGAAACAAGTACAAAGTTACTAAAGAAAAGATAGTAATTCAGTTTTTGGCAGGAACAATTATAGAGAGAGTAATACCAACAAATATGAAGCGACAAGAAAACAAGGTAGTCCATTTGGTGAGCCAGGACAAACAAGGTGATAAGTTTTTGGTtcatttttcattaaacAATCATCTTGTTTACTTTGACTCAGTCTCCAGAATCATTGAAATTTCCCACTGGGGAAATGTTAAGGTTAAAGAAGAATACTCAGGAATAAATATGGCAGCTCATAACAAAGGAGAATTCCACAGAAAGGAAATTATGATCCTTTCAGGGCAAGGTTTTGCTAGGATGAGAAATCCAGGAACAGTACTACCTCATAACACACATGTTTGTCTATTTGTAGATCATGTTCTTCCATATAGAGCTGTTGGACTGGAATACTATGACCAGATTGGAAATATTTCATACTCAAATGCTTGGAGAGTTGGGGCCTCTCACACAATGCTCCAAATCCAACCCAGATCACCTTTAATGGGTGGATGGCAGTTTGACTACATTGTGGAATACAATCTCCCTCTAGAAACTGTTGTTTTCTACGATCAAAGTCTAAAGCTATACATGCTTAATCTTACTATGATTCCTTCAGCTAAAGGAATATACTCAGAGAATGTCAACACACAAATCAGATTCCCAACTGGCTCCTCTGACATTTCTATAGATTTCCCAAAGAATAACAATATCCCATCTCTTATACAAAATGATGAGTTGGATCATTATTTTGGTTGGCTCGATATTTTGAAGCCTAGACCAGTATTAGTGTATAATATGAGTTCCTACTATATTCCTGAACATCTTCTACTCAACTACAAATTTCAAGCATATTACAGAATCAAGTCACATATCATCACATTTTCAGGAACTTTCCTAATTTCTTTCCTCGTTTTTATTCCTTTCcttattgttattttaattaaaagacTTAATAATCACTCTgtcaaaattaaaaaggAATAA
- a CDS encoding GroEL-like chaperone (ATpase); T-complex protein 1 (beta subunit homolog, tcp-1 chaperonin family) produces the protein TEKTKMTSVVPKIMDDGAQESKGELARLQSIVGAIAIGDLLKTTFGPKGMDKILQPIKEGPIDSTPIVTNDGATILKSISIDNPAAKILVDISKQQDNRCGDGTTGVVILASELLKQAERLLDQKIHPQVIIAGYRMALEEARKALSSNSFNNRENRSAFETDLLNIARTTLSSKLLTIEKDHFANLALKAILRLGDNMNLDYIQIIKKVGGSLQDSFLEEGFILEKKIGVGQPKVMRNCKILVANTPMDTDKIKIYGAKVTVDSMDTVQEIEQAEKKKMYNKVQKILKHGCNVFINRQLIYNYPDQLFKEAGIVAIEHADFEGVERLGAVLGADIVSTFDNPEKTVLGTCELMDTIMIGEDEFIRFSGCAKNQACTIVLRGASSHILDEAERSLHDALAVLFQTVSDGRVVYGGGCSEMLMSVSVDELSKRVEGKKSLAIEAFANALRQIPTILLDNGGYDSAEIVTKLRALHYKGSSTYGIDFKVAQPGDMKELGILESFESKLSQICSATEAAEMILRVDDIIRCAPRQRQGV, from the coding sequence ACTGAAAAGACTAAGATGACATCAGTCGTACCGAAGATCATGGATGATGGAGCTCAGGAGAGCAAGGGTGAATTAGCTAGACTCCAGTCAATTGTAGGAGCAATAGCAATAGGAGATCTTTTGAAAACTACTTTTGGTCCAAAGGGAATGGATAAAATATTACAGCCAATAAAGGAAGGCCCAATTGACTCTACTCCTATAGTAACTAATGATGGTGCTACTATTTTGAAGTCTATTTCAATTGACAATCCAGCTGCCAAGATATTGGTTGATATCAGTAAACAACAAGACAATAGATGTGGAGATGGTACAACGGGAGTTGTTATTTTAGCTTCAGAATTACTTAAACAAGCTGAGAGATTATTGGATCAGAAGATTCATCCTCAAGTTATTATTGCTGGATATAGAATGGCTTTAGAGGAGGCTAGAAAAGCTTTAAGCTCAAATTCCTTTAATAACCGTGAAAATCGTTCAGCTTTTGAAACTGATTTACTAAATATAGCAAGAACTACTCTAAGTTCAAAACTTCTCACTATTGAGAAGGATCATTTTGCTAACTTAGCTTTAAAAGCTATTCTTAGACTTGGAGATAACATGAATTTGGACTACATCcaaatcatcaaaaaaGTTGGAGGATCACTACAGGACTCCTTCTTAGAAGAAGGATTCATTCTTGAAAAGAAGATTGGAGTTGGCCAACCAAAGGTTATGAGAAACTGTAAAATCTTGGTAGCAAATACCCCAATGGATACTGACAAAATTAAGATCTACGGTGCTAAAGTCACTGTTGATAGTATGGATACTGTTCAGGAAATTGAACAAgcagaaaagaagaaaatgtaTAATAAAGTCCAGAAAATCCTCAAGCATGGATGTAATGTATTCATTAATAGACAACTTATTTATAACTATCCTGATCAATTATTCAAAGAGGCTGGAATTGTTGCCATAGAACATGCAGACTTTGAAGGAGTTGAGAGACTTGGAGCTGTATTAGGAGCAGATATTGTTAGTACTTTTGATAATCCAGAAAAAACAGTTCTTGGAACTTGTGAACTTATGGATACCATTATGATTGGAGAAGACGAGTTTATCCGCTTTTCTGGATGTGCTAAAAACCAAGCATGCACCATTGTATTAAGAGGAGCATCTTCTCATATACTTGATGAGGCTGAAAGAAGTCTTCATGATGCTCTGGCAGTTCTTTTCCAAACTGTTAGTGATGGAAGAGTGGTTTATGGTGGTGGATGTAGTGAAATGTTAATGAGTGTCTCGGTTGATGAACTTTCTAAGAGAGTTGAAGGAAAAAAGAGTCTTGCAATTGAGGCATTTGCTAATGCATTGAGACAAATTCCCACTATTCTCTTGGATAATGGAGGCTATGATAGTGCTGAGATTGTTACTAAACTTAGAGCTCTTCACTATAAGGGTAGTAGTACCTATGGAATTGATTTTAAAGTTGCTCAACCTGGAGATATGAAGGAACTTGGCATCCTTGAGtcatttgaatcaaaaCTCTCTCAGATCTGTTCAGCTACTGAGGCAGCTGAGATGATTTTGAGAGTTGACGATATTATACGTTGCGCTCCTAGACAAAGGCAAGGAGTTTAA